Below is a genomic region from Candidatus Syntrophosphaera sp..
ACGGCGATCGCCGGGCGCGAAACACCTTTCACGCGTCCGTAGCTCAGCAGCGATGCGGCCATGAAGGCGCCGGAATTTCCCGCGCTCAGGGCCGCGTCCACCTCGCCGGACTTGTGCAGTTCGACCGTTCGCACCATCGAGGAATCCTTTTTGGCGCGGACCGCCTCGGCGGCGTGGTCTTCCATGGTGATGCGTTCGCTGGCATGGACGATGCTAATGCGGGCCGGATCGTAATAATACTTTTCCAGCTCATGCCGCAGAATTGATTCGTCCCCCACCAGCACAATCTCCTGGCAGAAATCTTCCTTGATTGCCTGGATCGCGCCCTCGATTTCAGGAAACGGCGCTTTGTCGCTCCCGAAAGCGTCTACGGCAATGCGCACATCACTCCTTGGCGGCTTTGATCTGCTTGCCGGCGTAGGTCCCACAATTGTCACAAACGTGGTGCGGACGCGTCGGTTCTCCGCATTTGGAACACGTGGTCACGGCCGGAAGCGGCAGCGCGTCATGGGTCCTGCGTTTATCTCTGCGTGTTTTCGAGGTCTTTCTTTTCGGAACAGCCATTTGGTTCTCCTTTGTTTATATCGGGTCTTCAGATGCCGGGCGATAGGCGGGACCCTTTACTGAAGGCAGTTTCAAGCTTTTTCAGGGTGGCCCGCGACCGCATCGCACGATTTACATTAAAAAAAATCAACTGCCCACAGGCAGGCATTTTTGTCAATCAAAATCGCTATCTATCTGGTTATCATAATGTTGGCAATGAAGAGGCGATTTCCTTTCGGTGCATCTTCTGTGCAAATCCGGGTCTGTATCCGAGTTTTTCCAAACCTGCTTCAACGGAGCCAAACTGCAGGATGGCAAGCGCTTTGGACCAGATCTTGCCCCGGGGACCTATTTCATCCTTTCCCGCACCCCCAGAAGCGGGAT
It encodes:
- the rpmF gene encoding 50S ribosomal protein L32; amino-acid sequence: MAVPKRKTSKTRRDKRRTHDALPLPAVTTCSKCGEPTRPHHVCDNCGTYAGKQIKAAKE